The sequence TAGACGTACCAATTGTCGAAGAAACCGGAAACGATGGCGGGCCCGAACCAGCGGGCCGGATTCATTGCGGCGCCGGTGAGCGGCCCGCCCATCATGATGTCAATCGAGATCGTCAGGCCGATTGCGAAGCCACCGACGGCGTTGAACGAACCCTTCGGGTCAATGCCCGTCCCGAAGATGACGAAGACGAGGAAGAACGTCAAGACCGCCTCGACGAGGATTCCGGTCCCAACGCCGACATCCCAGCCGAGGGATGCGCCGGTCCCCAGCGCGGGCGTGCCCAGGTGGTACGGCTGCCAGATGTTCTGGGGGAATATCAGAGCGAGCGTAACGGCTCCCCCGACGCCACCAAGGAGCTGCGCGATCCAATAAACGCCTGCGAGACGCGGAGAGATTTGACGACTGACGAGGGCCCCGAACGTCACTGCGGGATTGAAATGGCCACCCGAGACGTGGGCCAGGGCGGACACCATGACTCCGATGGCGAGTCCATGGGCGAGGGCGACGAGCAGGAGGTCCGAGGTGCTCGTGGAGGCGGCGGTGAGGACGGCGCCCGCGCCGATGAAAATCAGCGTGTACGCCCCGACGAACTCCGCCACGGCCTTCCGCCAGGCCGCCACCGCCATCGCCCGCCTCCCCGCGGCCGAACCGGCGCGGCGTACTTCTACTTTCTCGTTCGGCCGAGCCGACGGACGCGTCACGCGAAGTACGACGCGGAGCCGCGATCGAATCCGGGCACGAATTCGAGGTTGAGTTCGGACGGCTGCCACGCGGCGTCCGGGAACACGAGGTTCGGGAAGAAGCGGGCCGTGTCGCCGGAAATCTGCGTGACGATGTGATCCGTGCCGAAGAGCGTCTCGAGGATGCGGTGCGACTGCTCGCGGCACACCCGCTCATCGACGAAGCCGATCGAGTGCATGTACTCGTGCAGGAGGACGTAGAAGGCGTACGGCTTGTAGAGGGCCGGGTTCGTCTCCTGAATCCGGAGGAGCGGGACCTTGTTCATGACGATGACGTTGGACGCGACCGGATAGAACGCGCCGAAGAACCCCTGAGGGTGGTTGCCCAGGTCCGCGAGGGCTAGCATCAGGCCGGCGCGGGTGCGGCCGAGGACCGTCTCGACGGCCCGCTTCACCAGCTCGAAGAGGTCGGAGAGCGTCCGGGACTGATCGAGCTTCCGCGCGAAGTCCATCGACAAAGCCAACGCCTCGGTCGGCCTTAAGGCATTGCCCGCGGAAATCAGGCGGGCGACAGCGGCACGAGGTTCACGCCCTCGAAGCCGACGAACAGGAGGCCCGCGTAGGCGATGCTCAGGACGGCCGCCCCGATGCTGACGGCGCGTCGGACCCGCGCGCTGTCCCACCGCGCCATCGGGTACGACACCCCGATCCCGAACACGATCATCCCCGCCACGACGCCGACGCTGAAGACGCCGACACCGCCGAGGAGGCCCGCGAGGGACGTGACGCTCAGCGACGCCACGAACAGCAGGATCAGCTCGTCGTTGCTCGCGAGCCCGTGCACCACGCCGATCCCGAACATCGCCCGGTGGTGAGGGTCGTCGTGGGAGGAGAGGTGCGTGTGGACGTGCTCCTCTGCCTCGTGGCGGTGCTCGTGGCGGTGAATCAACCCGAACTCAACGAGGAGACTGAACACCCCGATGACGACGAGCATGACCGCCACGGCGAGCTCGAGGTTGTCGAGCACGCCCGTGAGCAGGGTCGTGCGGAACGTGTACAGCAGGACCGTGACGATCGTCGCGGTGATCATGTGCCCGGCCGCCCAGCTCACGCTCATCCACGCCGTCCTCCGGAGGCTCTTGCTCCGGGTCAACAAGTTCGAGACGGCCACGAGATGGTCCGCGTCG comes from Thermoplasmata archaeon and encodes:
- a CDS encoding MIP family channel protein translates to MAVAAWRKAVAEFVGAYTLIFIGAGAVLTAASTSTSDLLLVALAHGLAIGVMVSALAHVSGGHFNPAVTFGALVSRQISPRLAGVYWIAQLLGGVGGAVTLALIFPQNIWQPYHLGTPALGTGASLGWDVGVGTGILVEAVLTFFLVFVIFGTGIDPKGSFNAVGGFAIGLTISIDIMMGGPLTGAAMNPARWFGPAIVSGFFDNWYVYWVGPLIGGAVAALLYRYVFLDSSS